The Ciona intestinalis unplaced genomic scaffold, KH HT000068.2, whole genome shotgun sequence genome contains a region encoding:
- the LOC100187196 gene encoding fibropellin-1-like isoform X11: MTMAYNKPLLFLAILLAVPNVWSLFTPETDSLCKISLYSRKPCSSLPLTRESCVARGCCYDARVTYGRCYRRSRKPVMLFGPTRLPRVTSANPRTGFNGDNVSTEDNVVMDYIIGRVLGSDYNRIKLIESYRRTNAPNIGVKSNLQNVGGEPGYSGSKFLKTCNPIQYEKRCGNSFYATEYSCERWNCCWDNVTRACYHAVNNVLRLRPSCSPGFTNPPQCNDINECLSNPCINGGICINLINSYQCQCPQPAVGPNCQLPCDSSPCLNNGGCNNVMSSYTCTCAPGFVGSRCETASTSCSPNPCVNGRCINGVNSYTCTCNPGWQGTNCDSNINDCSPNPCKNGACMDGVNSYTCTCTTGWQGTNCDSNIDDCLPNPCVNGACTDGVNSYTCACNAGWQGTNCDSNIDNCSPNPCVNGACMDGVNSYTCTCTSGWQGTNCDSNIDDCSPNPCVNGVCTDGVNSYTCACNAGWQGATCNSNGNNCSPNPCLNGACTDGVNSYTCACTAGWQGTNCDTNINDCSPNPCKNGACMDGVNSYTCTCTTGWQGTNCDSNIDDCSPNPCKNGACTDGVNSYTCACTTGWQGTNCDTNIDDCLPNPCVNGACTDGVNSYTCACTTGWQGTNCDSNIDDCSPNPCVNGACTDGVNSYTCACTTGWQGTNCDQDINECSESNNCAVCVNRVPLYFCLCESGSYEGILCRWAIIGSTTYRVPATTTATSYAAANTICAGLDEGGGYLGEPTSTNLPTILTKVVARSTFVSGYMWINVVRSSGSTWNFGKSNTVATTNFESEANVVNNCAVMRISDFKWIIVSCTSFTADVFCERAITGKTTSP; this comes from the exons ATGACCATGGCCTACAATAAGCCTTTACTGTTCTTGGCAATATTGTTGGCAGTTCCCAATGTATGGTCCTTGTTTACGCCAGAGACGGATTCACTTTGCAAAATATCATTGTATTCTCGCAAGCCATGTTCGTCTCTGCCGCTCACACGGGAATCATGCGTCGCAAG AGGTTGCTGCTACGATGCGAGGGTGACTTATGGCAGGTGTTATAGACGAA GTAGAAAACCTGTGATGTTATTTGGGCCAACCAGACTTCCAAGAGTAACATCTGCAAATCCACGAACAG gttTCAATGGGGATAATGTTTCTACTGAAGATAATGTAGTTATGGACTATATAATTGGAAGGGTTCTTGGATCAGATTATAACAGAATCAAGTTGAttg AATCGTACAGAAGAACGAATGCACCGAATATAGGAGTTAAATCAA ATCTACAAAACGTTGGGGGTGAACCAGGATATTCTGGATCAAAGTTTCTTAAAACTTGCAATCCAATACAATATGAAAAAAGATGTGGAAATTCATTCTATGCAACAGA ATATTCCTGTGAGAGATGGAATTGCTGTTGGGACAATGTAACACGTGCATGCTACCATGCTGTTAATAatg TTCTTCGTTTGCGGCCAAGTTGTTCCCCAGGTTTCACCAACCCTCCTCAATGTAATG ATATTAATGAATGTCTCTCCAACCCGTGTATTAACGGAGGAATTTGTATCAACCTAATCAACTCCTATCAATGCCAATGTCCACAACCTGCAGTTGGACCAAACTGCCAGTTAC CTTGTGATAGTTCTCCTTGTCTCAACAATGGAGGTTGTAACAATGTTATGTCTTCATACACTTGTACATGCGCTCCTGGTTTTGTTGGCAGTCGATGTGAAACAG CCAGCACCAGCTGCTCCCCAAATCCCTGTGTAAATGGAAGGTGTATAAATGGTGTCAACTCATATACTTGCACGTGCAACCCTGGGTGGCAAGGAACCAACTGTGATTCAA ATATCAATGATTGCTCTCCAAATCCTTGCAAAAATGGAGCTTGTATGGATGGTGTCAACTCATATACATGTACATGTACAACAGGATGGCAAGGGACTAACTGTGATTCAA ATATTGACGATTGTTTACCAAATCCTTGTGTAAATGGAGCTTGTACAGATGGTGTGAACTCATATACATGCGCATGCAATGCTGGATGGCAAGGAACTAATTGTGATTCAA ATATTGATAATTGTTCACCGAATCCATGTGTGAATGGAGCTTGTATGGATGGTGTCAACTCGTATACATGCACATGTACTTCTGGATGGCAAGGGACTAACTGTGATTCAA ATATTGACGATTGTTCTCCAAATCCTTGTGTAAATGGAGTTTGTACAGATGGTGTCAACTCATATACATGTGCATGCAATGCTGGATGGCAGGGGGCTACCTGTAATTCAA ATGGAAACAATTGTTCACCAAATCCTTGCCTAAATGGAGCATGTACTGATGGTGTCAACTCGTATACTTGCGCTTGTACTGCTGGGTGGCAAGGAACCAACTGTGATACAA ATATCAATGATTGCTCTCCAAATCCTTGCAAAAATGGAGCTTGTATGGATGGTGTCAACTCATATACATGCACATGTACAACAGGATGGCAAGGGACTAACTGCGATTCCA ATATTGATGACTGTTCACCAAATCCCTGCAAAAATGGAGCATGTACTGATGGTGTCAACTCCTATACATGTGCTTGTACTACTGGGTGGCAAGGAACAAACTGTGATACAa atattgACGATTGTTTACCAAATCCTTGCGTAAATGGAGCTTGTACAGATGGTGTCAACTCATATACATGTGCGTGTACTACTGGCTGGCAAGGAACCAACTGTGATTCAA ATATTGACGATTGTTCACCAAATCCTTGCGTAAATGGAGCTTGTACCGATGGTGTCAACTCATATACATGTGCGTGTACTACTGGCTGGCAAGGAACCAACTGTGATCAAGATATTAATGAATGTTCCGAGTCCAATAATTGTGCAGTTTGCGTCAATCGAGTTCCACTATATTTTTGCCTTTGTGAATCTGGAAGTTATGAAGGAATCTTATGCA GATGGGCAATTATAGGTTCAACAACCTACCGAGTCCCTGCCACAACAACAGCAACCAGTTACGCTGCAGCAAACACAATATGTGCGGGCCTTGATGAAGGTGGTGGTTACCTTGGTGAACCAACGTCTACAAACCTTCCAACCATCCTCACTAAAGTTGTTGCACGTAGCACGTTCGTTAGCGGATACATGTGGATCAATGTCGTTCGTAGTtcag GTTCGACTTGGAACTTTGGAAAAAGTAACACGGTTGCTACAACCAACTTTGAATCTGAAGCCAACGTAGTGAATAACTGCGCTGTGATGAGAATATCTGATTTCAAATGGATTATTGTATCTTGTACTTCATTCACTGCTGATGTGTTTTGTGAAAGAGCAATCACTGGAAAAACAACATCACCCTAg
- the LOC100187196 gene encoding fibropellin-1-like isoform X8 — MLFGPTRLPRVTSANPRTGFNGDNVSTEDNVVMDYIIGRVLGSDYNRIKLIESYRRTNAPNIGVKSNLQNVGGEPGYSGSKFLKTCNPIQYEKRCGNSFYATEYSCERWNCCWDNVTRACYHAVNNVLRLRPSCSPGFTNPPQCNDINECLSNPCINGGICINLINSYQCQCPQPAVGPNCQLPCDSSPCLNNGGCNNVMSSYTCTCAPGFVGSRCETASTSCSPNPCVNGRCINGVNSYTCTCNPGWQGTNCDSNINDCSPNPCKNGACMDGVNSYTCTCTTGWQGTNCDSNIDDCLPNPCVNGACTDGVNSYTCACNAGWQGTNCDSNIDNCSPNPCVNGACMDGVNSYTCTCTSGWQGTNCDSNIDDCSPNPCVNGVCTDGVNSYTCACNAGWQGATCNSNGNNCSPNPCLNGACTDGVNSYTCACTAGWQGTNCDTNINDCSPNPCKNGACMDGVNSYTCTCTTGWQGTNCDSNIDDCSPNPCKNGACTDGVNSYTCACTTGWQGTNCDTNIDDCLPNPCVNGACTDGVNSYTCACTTGWQGTNCDSNIDDCSPNPCKNGACTDGVNSYTCACTTGWQGTNCDSNIDDCSPNPCKNGVCTDGVNSYTCACTAGWQGTNCDSNIDDCSPNPCKNGACTDGVNSYTCACTTGWQGTNCDSNIDDCSPNPCVNGACTDGVNSYTCACTTGWQGTNCDQDINECSESNNCAVCVNRVPLYFCLCESGSYEGILCRWAIIGSTTYRVPATTTATSYAAANTICAGLDEGGGYLGEPTSTNLPTILTKVVARSTFVSGYMWINVVRSSGSTWNFGKSNTVATTNFESEANVVNNCAVMRISDFKWIIVSCTSFTADVFCERAITGKTTSP; from the exons ATGTTATTTGGGCCAACCAGACTTCCAAGAGTAACATCTGCAAATCCACGAACAG gttTCAATGGGGATAATGTTTCTACTGAAGATAATGTAGTTATGGACTATATAATTGGAAGGGTTCTTGGATCAGATTATAACAGAATCAAGTTGAttg AATCGTACAGAAGAACGAATGCACCGAATATAGGAGTTAAATCAA ATCTACAAAACGTTGGGGGTGAACCAGGATATTCTGGATCAAAGTTTCTTAAAACTTGCAATCCAATACAATATGAAAAAAGATGTGGAAATTCATTCTATGCAACAGA ATATTCCTGTGAGAGATGGAATTGCTGTTGGGACAATGTAACACGTGCATGCTACCATGCTGTTAATAatg TTCTTCGTTTGCGGCCAAGTTGTTCCCCAGGTTTCACCAACCCTCCTCAATGTAATG ATATTAATGAATGTCTCTCCAACCCGTGTATTAACGGAGGAATTTGTATCAACCTAATCAACTCCTATCAATGCCAATGTCCACAACCTGCAGTTGGACCAAACTGCCAGTTAC CTTGTGATAGTTCTCCTTGTCTCAACAATGGAGGTTGTAACAATGTTATGTCTTCATACACTTGTACATGCGCTCCTGGTTTTGTTGGCAGTCGATGTGAAACAG CCAGCACCAGCTGCTCCCCAAATCCCTGTGTAAATGGAAGGTGTATAAATGGTGTCAACTCATATACTTGCACGTGCAACCCTGGGTGGCAAGGAACCAACTGTGATTCAA ATATCAATGATTGCTCTCCAAATCCTTGCAAAAATGGAGCTTGTATGGATGGTGTCAACTCATATACATGTACATGTACAACAGGATGGCAAGGGACTAACTGTGATTCAA ATATTGACGATTGTTTACCAAATCCTTGTGTAAATGGAGCTTGTACAGATGGTGTGAACTCATATACATGCGCATGCAATGCTGGATGGCAAGGAACTAATTGTGATTCAA ATATTGATAATTGTTCACCGAATCCATGTGTGAATGGAGCTTGTATGGATGGTGTCAACTCGTATACATGCACATGTACTTCTGGATGGCAAGGGACTAACTGTGATTCAA ATATTGACGATTGTTCTCCAAATCCTTGTGTAAATGGAGTTTGTACAGATGGTGTCAACTCATATACATGTGCATGCAATGCTGGATGGCAGGGGGCTACCTGTAATTCAA ATGGAAACAATTGTTCACCAAATCCTTGCCTAAATGGAGCATGTACTGATGGTGTCAACTCGTATACTTGCGCTTGTACTGCTGGGTGGCAAGGAACCAACTGTGATACAA ATATCAATGATTGCTCTCCAAATCCTTGCAAAAATGGAGCTTGTATGGATGGTGTCAACTCATATACATGCACATGTACAACAGGATGGCAAGGGACTAACTGCGATTCCA ATATTGATGACTGTTCACCAAATCCCTGCAAAAATGGAGCATGTACTGATGGTGTCAACTCCTATACATGTGCTTGTACTACTGGGTGGCAAGGAACAAACTGTGATACAa atattgACGATTGTTTACCAAATCCTTGCGTAAATGGAGCTTGTACAGATGGTGTCAACTCATATACATGTGCGTGTACTACTGGCTGGCAAGGAACCAACTGTGATTCAA ATATTGATGATTGCTCACCAAATCCCTGCAAAAATGGAGCTTGTACCGATGGTGTCAACTCATATACATGTGCTTGTACTACTGGGTGGCAGGGGACCAACTGTGATTCAA ATATTGATGACTGTTCACCAAACCCTTGCAAAAATGGAGTTTGTACAGATGGTGTCAACTCCTATACATGTGCTTGTACTGCTGGGTGGCAAGGAACCAACTGTGATTCAA ATATTGACGATTGTTCTCCAAACCCTTGCAAAAATGGAGCTTGTACTGATGGTGTCAACTCATATACATGTGCTTGTACTACTGGGTGGCAGGGAACCAACTGTGATTCAA ATATTGACGATTGTTCACCAAATCCTTGCGTAAATGGAGCTTGTACCGATGGTGTCAACTCATATACATGTGCGTGTACTACTGGCTGGCAAGGAACCAACTGTGATCAAGATATTAATGAATGTTCCGAGTCCAATAATTGTGCAGTTTGCGTCAATCGAGTTCCACTATATTTTTGCCTTTGTGAATCTGGAAGTTATGAAGGAATCTTATGCA GATGGGCAATTATAGGTTCAACAACCTACCGAGTCCCTGCCACAACAACAGCAACCAGTTACGCTGCAGCAAACACAATATGTGCGGGCCTTGATGAAGGTGGTGGTTACCTTGGTGAACCAACGTCTACAAACCTTCCAACCATCCTCACTAAAGTTGTTGCACGTAGCACGTTCGTTAGCGGATACATGTGGATCAATGTCGTTCGTAGTtcag GTTCGACTTGGAACTTTGGAAAAAGTAACACGGTTGCTACAACCAACTTTGAATCTGAAGCCAACGTAGTGAATAACTGCGCTGTGATGAGAATATCTGATTTCAAATGGATTATTGTATCTTGTACTTCATTCACTGCTGATGTGTTTTGTGAAAGAGCAATCACTGGAAAAACAACATCACCCTAg
- the LOC100187196 gene encoding fibropellin-1-like isoform X14: protein MTMAYNKPLLFLAILLAVPNVWSLFTPETDSLCKISLYSRKPCSSLPLTRESCVARGCCYDARVTYGRCYRRSRKPVMLFGPTRLPRVTSANPRTGFNGDNVSTEDNVVMDYIIGRVLGSDYNRIKLIESYRRTNAPNIGVKSNLQNVGGEPGYSGSKFLKTCNPIQYEKRCGNSFYATEYSCERWNCCWDNVTRACYHAVNNVLRLRPSCSPGFTNPPQCNDINECLSNPCINGGICINLINSYQCQCPQPAVGPNCQLPCDSSPCLNNGGCNNVMSSYTCTCAPGFVGSRCETASTSCSPNPCVNGRCINGVNSYTCTCNPGWQGTNCDSNINDCSPNPCKNGACMDGVNSYTCTCTTGWQGTNCDSNIDDCLPNPCVNGACTDGVNSYTCACNAGWQGTNCDSNIDNCSPNPCVNGACMDGVNSYTCTCTSGWQGTNCDSNIDDCSPNPCVNGVCTDGVNSYTCACNAGWQGATCNSNGNNCSPNPCLNGACTDGVNSYTCACTAGWQGTNCDTNINDCSPNPCKNGACMDGVNSYTCTCTTGWQGTNCDSNIDDCSPNPCKNGACTDGVNSYTCACTTGWQGTNCDTNIDDCSPNPCVNGACTDGVNSYTCACTTGWQGTNCDQDINECSESNNCAVCVNRVPLYFCLCESGSYEGILCRWAIIGSTTYRVPATTTATSYAAANTICAGLDEGGGYLGEPTSTNLPTILTKVVARSTFVSGYMWINVVRSSGSTWNFGKSNTVATTNFESEANVVNNCAVMRISDFKWIIVSCTSFTADVFCERAITGKTTSP, encoded by the exons ATGACCATGGCCTACAATAAGCCTTTACTGTTCTTGGCAATATTGTTGGCAGTTCCCAATGTATGGTCCTTGTTTACGCCAGAGACGGATTCACTTTGCAAAATATCATTGTATTCTCGCAAGCCATGTTCGTCTCTGCCGCTCACACGGGAATCATGCGTCGCAAG AGGTTGCTGCTACGATGCGAGGGTGACTTATGGCAGGTGTTATAGACGAA GTAGAAAACCTGTGATGTTATTTGGGCCAACCAGACTTCCAAGAGTAACATCTGCAAATCCACGAACAG gttTCAATGGGGATAATGTTTCTACTGAAGATAATGTAGTTATGGACTATATAATTGGAAGGGTTCTTGGATCAGATTATAACAGAATCAAGTTGAttg AATCGTACAGAAGAACGAATGCACCGAATATAGGAGTTAAATCAA ATCTACAAAACGTTGGGGGTGAACCAGGATATTCTGGATCAAAGTTTCTTAAAACTTGCAATCCAATACAATATGAAAAAAGATGTGGAAATTCATTCTATGCAACAGA ATATTCCTGTGAGAGATGGAATTGCTGTTGGGACAATGTAACACGTGCATGCTACCATGCTGTTAATAatg TTCTTCGTTTGCGGCCAAGTTGTTCCCCAGGTTTCACCAACCCTCCTCAATGTAATG ATATTAATGAATGTCTCTCCAACCCGTGTATTAACGGAGGAATTTGTATCAACCTAATCAACTCCTATCAATGCCAATGTCCACAACCTGCAGTTGGACCAAACTGCCAGTTAC CTTGTGATAGTTCTCCTTGTCTCAACAATGGAGGTTGTAACAATGTTATGTCTTCATACACTTGTACATGCGCTCCTGGTTTTGTTGGCAGTCGATGTGAAACAG CCAGCACCAGCTGCTCCCCAAATCCCTGTGTAAATGGAAGGTGTATAAATGGTGTCAACTCATATACTTGCACGTGCAACCCTGGGTGGCAAGGAACCAACTGTGATTCAA ATATCAATGATTGCTCTCCAAATCCTTGCAAAAATGGAGCTTGTATGGATGGTGTCAACTCATATACATGTACATGTACAACAGGATGGCAAGGGACTAACTGTGATTCAA ATATTGACGATTGTTTACCAAATCCTTGTGTAAATGGAGCTTGTACAGATGGTGTGAACTCATATACATGCGCATGCAATGCTGGATGGCAAGGAACTAATTGTGATTCAA ATATTGATAATTGTTCACCGAATCCATGTGTGAATGGAGCTTGTATGGATGGTGTCAACTCGTATACATGCACATGTACTTCTGGATGGCAAGGGACTAACTGTGATTCAA ATATTGACGATTGTTCTCCAAATCCTTGTGTAAATGGAGTTTGTACAGATGGTGTCAACTCATATACATGTGCATGCAATGCTGGATGGCAGGGGGCTACCTGTAATTCAA ATGGAAACAATTGTTCACCAAATCCTTGCCTAAATGGAGCATGTACTGATGGTGTCAACTCGTATACTTGCGCTTGTACTGCTGGGTGGCAAGGAACCAACTGTGATACAA ATATCAATGATTGCTCTCCAAATCCTTGCAAAAATGGAGCTTGTATGGATGGTGTCAACTCATATACATGCACATGTACAACAGGATGGCAAGGGACTAACTGCGATTCCA ATATTGATGACTGTTCACCAAATCCCTGCAAAAATGGAGCATGTACTGATGGTGTCAACTCCTATACATGTGCTTGTACTACTGGGTGGCAAGGAACAAACTGTGATACAa ATATTGACGATTGTTCACCAAATCCTTGCGTAAATGGAGCTTGTACCGATGGTGTCAACTCATATACATGTGCGTGTACTACTGGCTGGCAAGGAACCAACTGTGATCAAGATATTAATGAATGTTCCGAGTCCAATAATTGTGCAGTTTGCGTCAATCGAGTTCCACTATATTTTTGCCTTTGTGAATCTGGAAGTTATGAAGGAATCTTATGCA GATGGGCAATTATAGGTTCAACAACCTACCGAGTCCCTGCCACAACAACAGCAACCAGTTACGCTGCAGCAAACACAATATGTGCGGGCCTTGATGAAGGTGGTGGTTACCTTGGTGAACCAACGTCTACAAACCTTCCAACCATCCTCACTAAAGTTGTTGCACGTAGCACGTTCGTTAGCGGATACATGTGGATCAATGTCGTTCGTAGTtcag GTTCGACTTGGAACTTTGGAAAAAGTAACACGGTTGCTACAACCAACTTTGAATCTGAAGCCAACGTAGTGAATAACTGCGCTGTGATGAGAATATCTGATTTCAAATGGATTATTGTATCTTGTACTTCATTCACTGCTGATGTGTTTTGTGAAAGAGCAATCACTGGAAAAACAACATCACCCTAg
- the LOC100187196 gene encoding fibropellin-1-like isoform X13, with product MTMAYNKPLLFLAILLAVPNVWSLFTPETDSLCKISLYSRKPCSSLPLTRESCVARGCCYDARVTYGRCYRRSRKPVMLFGPTRLPRVTSANPRTGFNGDNVSTEDNVVMDYIIGRVLGSDYNRIKLIESYRRTNAPNIGVKSNLQNVGGEPGYSGSKFLKTCNPIQYEKRCGNSFYATEYSCERWNCCWDNVTRACYHAVNNVLRLRPSCSPGFTNPPQCNDINECLSNPCINGGICINLINSYQCQCPQPAVGPNCQLPCDSSPCLNNGGCNNVMSSYTCTCAPGFVGSRCETASTSCSPNPCVNGRCINGVNSYTCTCNPGWQGTNCDSNINDCSPNPCKNGACMDGVNSYTCTCTTGWQGTNCDSNIDDCLPNPCVNGACTDGVNSYTCACNAGWQGTNCDSNIDNCSPNPCVNGACMDGVNSYTCTCTSGWQGTNCDSNIDDCSPNPCVNGVCTDGVNSYTCACNAGWQGATCNSNGNNCSPNPCLNGACTDGVNSYTCACTAGWQGTNCDTNINDCSPNPCKNGACMDGVNSYTCTCTTGWQGTNCDSNIDDCSPNPCKNGACTDGVNSYTCACTTGWQGTNCDSNIDDCSPNPCVNGACTDGVNSYTCACTTGWQGTNCDQDINECSESNNCAVCVNRVPLYFCLCESGSYEGILCRWAIIGSTTYRVPATTTATSYAAANTICAGLDEGGGYLGEPTSTNLPTILTKVVARSTFVSGYMWINVVRSSGSTWNFGKSNTVATTNFESEANVVNNCAVMRISDFKWIIVSCTSFTADVFCERAITGKTTSP from the exons ATGACCATGGCCTACAATAAGCCTTTACTGTTCTTGGCAATATTGTTGGCAGTTCCCAATGTATGGTCCTTGTTTACGCCAGAGACGGATTCACTTTGCAAAATATCATTGTATTCTCGCAAGCCATGTTCGTCTCTGCCGCTCACACGGGAATCATGCGTCGCAAG AGGTTGCTGCTACGATGCGAGGGTGACTTATGGCAGGTGTTATAGACGAA GTAGAAAACCTGTGATGTTATTTGGGCCAACCAGACTTCCAAGAGTAACATCTGCAAATCCACGAACAG gttTCAATGGGGATAATGTTTCTACTGAAGATAATGTAGTTATGGACTATATAATTGGAAGGGTTCTTGGATCAGATTATAACAGAATCAAGTTGAttg AATCGTACAGAAGAACGAATGCACCGAATATAGGAGTTAAATCAA ATCTACAAAACGTTGGGGGTGAACCAGGATATTCTGGATCAAAGTTTCTTAAAACTTGCAATCCAATACAATATGAAAAAAGATGTGGAAATTCATTCTATGCAACAGA ATATTCCTGTGAGAGATGGAATTGCTGTTGGGACAATGTAACACGTGCATGCTACCATGCTGTTAATAatg TTCTTCGTTTGCGGCCAAGTTGTTCCCCAGGTTTCACCAACCCTCCTCAATGTAATG ATATTAATGAATGTCTCTCCAACCCGTGTATTAACGGAGGAATTTGTATCAACCTAATCAACTCCTATCAATGCCAATGTCCACAACCTGCAGTTGGACCAAACTGCCAGTTAC CTTGTGATAGTTCTCCTTGTCTCAACAATGGAGGTTGTAACAATGTTATGTCTTCATACACTTGTACATGCGCTCCTGGTTTTGTTGGCAGTCGATGTGAAACAG CCAGCACCAGCTGCTCCCCAAATCCCTGTGTAAATGGAAGGTGTATAAATGGTGTCAACTCATATACTTGCACGTGCAACCCTGGGTGGCAAGGAACCAACTGTGATTCAA ATATCAATGATTGCTCTCCAAATCCTTGCAAAAATGGAGCTTGTATGGATGGTGTCAACTCATATACATGTACATGTACAACAGGATGGCAAGGGACTAACTGTGATTCAA ATATTGACGATTGTTTACCAAATCCTTGTGTAAATGGAGCTTGTACAGATGGTGTGAACTCATATACATGCGCATGCAATGCTGGATGGCAAGGAACTAATTGTGATTCAA ATATTGATAATTGTTCACCGAATCCATGTGTGAATGGAGCTTGTATGGATGGTGTCAACTCGTATACATGCACATGTACTTCTGGATGGCAAGGGACTAACTGTGATTCAA ATATTGACGATTGTTCTCCAAATCCTTGTGTAAATGGAGTTTGTACAGATGGTGTCAACTCATATACATGTGCATGCAATGCTGGATGGCAGGGGGCTACCTGTAATTCAA ATGGAAACAATTGTTCACCAAATCCTTGCCTAAATGGAGCATGTACTGATGGTGTCAACTCGTATACTTGCGCTTGTACTGCTGGGTGGCAAGGAACCAACTGTGATACAA ATATCAATGATTGCTCTCCAAATCCTTGCAAAAATGGAGCTTGTATGGATGGTGTCAACTCATATACATGCACATGTACAACAGGATGGCAAGGGACTAACTGCGATTCCA ATATTGACGATTGTTCTCCAAACCCTTGCAAAAATGGAGCTTGTACTGATGGTGTCAACTCATATACATGTGCTTGTACTACTGGGTGGCAGGGAACCAACTGTGATTCAA ATATTGACGATTGTTCACCAAATCCTTGCGTAAATGGAGCTTGTACCGATGGTGTCAACTCATATACATGTGCGTGTACTACTGGCTGGCAAGGAACCAACTGTGATCAAGATATTAATGAATGTTCCGAGTCCAATAATTGTGCAGTTTGCGTCAATCGAGTTCCACTATATTTTTGCCTTTGTGAATCTGGAAGTTATGAAGGAATCTTATGCA GATGGGCAATTATAGGTTCAACAACCTACCGAGTCCCTGCCACAACAACAGCAACCAGTTACGCTGCAGCAAACACAATATGTGCGGGCCTTGATGAAGGTGGTGGTTACCTTGGTGAACCAACGTCTACAAACCTTCCAACCATCCTCACTAAAGTTGTTGCACGTAGCACGTTCGTTAGCGGATACATGTGGATCAATGTCGTTCGTAGTtcag GTTCGACTTGGAACTTTGGAAAAAGTAACACGGTTGCTACAACCAACTTTGAATCTGAAGCCAACGTAGTGAATAACTGCGCTGTGATGAGAATATCTGATTTCAAATGGATTATTGTATCTTGTACTTCATTCACTGCTGATGTGTTTTGTGAAAGAGCAATCACTGGAAAAACAACATCACCCTAg